The Streptococcus oralis region TCCTCAACCATATGACCCAAGACCTCGTTGTCAATAGCGGACGTAATCTCATCATTGAACAGATGTTGATTTATTTCTTGCAGGCTGTACAGATAGATGATACTCTGCGGATTCAGGCTCGGATTATTCACCACACGAGACGCTCAGCTATTATTGATTATGATATTTATCATGGTCATCAGATTGTTTCAAAAGCAAATGTTACGGTTAAAATTAATTAGAATCTAGGAGAAAAAATGATAACTTTAAAATCAGCACGTGAAATCGAAGCCATGGACAAGGCTGGTGATTTCCTAGCAAGTATCCATATCGGCTTACGTGATTTGATTAAGCCAGGCGTGGATATGTGGGAAGTTGAAGAGTACGTTCGTCGTCGTTGTAAAGAGGAAAATTTCCTTCCTCTACAGATTGGAGTAGATGGTGCAGTCATGGATTACCCCTATGCCACTTGTTGCTCTCTCAACGACGAAGTAGCTCACGCTTTTCCACGTCATTACATCTTGAAAGATGGCGATTTGCTCAAGGTTGATATGGTACTGGGAGGTCCGATTGCCAAATCCGACCTTAATGTATCTAAACTCAACTTCAACAATGTTGAGCAAATGAAAAAATACACCCAAAGTTATACTGGTGGTTTAGCAGACTCATGTTGGGCTTATGCGGTTGGTACACCGTCTGAAGAAGTGAAAAACCTGATGGACGTGACCAAGGAAGCTATGTATAAAGGAATTGAGCAAGCAGTTGTTGGCAATCGTATCGGTGATATCGGTGCAGCCATTCAAGAATACGCTGAAAGTCGCGGTTATGGTGTCGTTCGTGATTTGGTTGGTCATGGTGTTGGTCCAACTATGCACGAGGAGCCAATGGTTCCTAACTACGGTATTGCAGGCCGTGGACTCCGTCTCCGTGAAGGAATGGTACTAACCATTGAACCCATGATCAATACTGGTGACTGGGAAATTGATACAGATATGAAGACTGGCTGGGCTCATAAAACCATCGATGGCGGCCTATCTTGTCAATATGAACACCAGTTTGTGATTACCAAAGACGGTCCTGTTATCTTGACTAGTCAAGGTGAAGAAGGAACGTATTAAAATAAAGGAGCTTAGCTCCTTTTTTGTGTCAAATTTAGTCAAAATAAATAAGCGTAGCAGATTTCTTACAAATTTATCCTTTTGTAGTAAAATAGGATTAGAATTTTGAGAAAGTAGGTAATTCGTTGGAGTCGATTATATTTCTAGTATCTGTTTTTTTAGCAGGTATCCTGTCCTTCTTTTCACCCTGCATCTTTCCTTTGCTACCTGTCTATGCTGGTATTTTACTGGATGATCAGGGAAATTCGAAAAGCTTTCGCTTTTTTGGAAGAGACATTGCATGGT contains the following coding sequences:
- a CDS encoding methionyl aminopeptidase, which produces MITLKSAREIEAMDKAGDFLASIHIGLRDLIKPGVDMWEVEEYVRRRCKEENFLPLQIGVDGAVMDYPYATCCSLNDEVAHAFPRHYILKDGDLLKVDMVLGGPIAKSDLNVSKLNFNNVEQMKKYTQSYTGGLADSCWAYAVGTPSEEVKNLMDVTKEAMYKGIEQAVVGNRIGDIGAAIQEYAESRGYGVVRDLVGHGVGPTMHEEPMVPNYGIAGRGLRLREGMVLTIEPMINTGDWEIDTDMKTGWAHKTIDGGLSCQYEHQFVITKDGPVILTSQGEEGTY